In the genome of Candidatus Pristimantibacillus lignocellulolyticus, the window GGAAGGGATAACGATATTGTAGGGTCCTTCTTCACACGACGCAACATAAATGGCTTCACCCAACGTTGCAAGCCTGCAATGCGCTTCTCATCCTTCTCACGCTCTATAGGTGCAATCATCGATTTACGGAATTGATATAAGCTACCTAAATACCCAGGATTAATAAAATCATAGATTGACCATAATTCCGTTAATCTATTCTCCATCGGTGTTCCTGTTAATGCAATACGTTGCAACGCTTGAAGTTTTCGAATTGCTCCAGCTTGTTTCGTATAAGCATTTTTAATATTTTGAGCTTCATCCAAGCAAAGTGAATCCCACTCATAAGTTTGAAGGTCATCAGAATCAATTTGAGCCAAAGCATAAGACGTAATAACTAGATCAGCATCTTTAATAGATTGTGCAAATTGAGCATCCCGAGGACGTTTCGTACCATAATGCAGAACAATATTTAAACTTGGGACAAAACGCTTCAATTCTCTTTCCCAGTTACCAATTACCGAAGTTGGACAGATCAGTAATGATGGTGCTTCACTTTTACGCAATTGATTGTGCTTCACGTAAGATAAGTAGGCCATGTATTGAATAGTTTTCCCAAGTCCCATGTCATCAGCCAGTACTGCTCCTAGACCAAATTGACGCAAGAAAATAAGCCATGATGCACCTTGTTGTTGGTACGGGCGTAATTCTCCAAGAAATGTAGAAGGAGTCTCGATTAACGGAATATCTTGAACATTTTGTAATTGCATCAACCATTTTTTCAAATGATCATTCAACTCTATCTCTGTGTCCAGGTCATAATCAAGTTCTTCATCAATCCAATCAGCATGTTCACCTCTTAAATGCATTTGCAGAACATCACTGAATGTAAGACCCTTTTTACGATGAACATTTTTTAACCATTTTTTAACTTGAGCCACATCTTCAGCGCTCAAATAAACCCATTGATCACCAAGTTGAACTAATTTTCGATTGCTTGCTGCAATACTCATAAAATCATCTTCACTGATCTCTTTGTCACCAATTGCAAATTTCCAATCAAACTGTACAATTTGATCTAAACCAAACATCGGTTCAGCAGCCGATCCTAACGAGGATTTGACTTTCCCCTTCATTTTCAGCTTGCGATTTTTAACACTTTCCCACCAAGCTGGCAATATTACTTTACAACCTGAAGATAATAAAGCGGCACTTTCATACTCTAAAAACTTCCATGCTTCATCTTCGGTTAAAGGATGTTGCAAAACATCATATTCATCGCTTATTAGTGTGTTGTCGATAACACTTTGATAGCGTAGACGTTCACGTTGGAGCTTCTCATGTAATGTTGCGCTCCATGGCTCATTAATTGAAGTAGCAATCCCATCACTATTAATCATGGACCAACTCTGCGCCGCACTGTTAAAACTTAAACTATACCATTGCTCATCATTTACATTATATATAGATGTACGGAGGAACCATGTTTTTGAGCGATTAGTTGGCTCATGAAGTGCAATTGCAAGTTTATAAGGTAACACATCTTCTTTAAAACCAACCGCAGTTAACCACTCTTCTTCATCGTTAACTTTATTCATAAGCAATGCATCACCTGTTACATCAAGAAGCGCATTCCAGCTTCGTCTAACCGTTGATTCATTTTCAATAATATCATTCACAATATGACTGAACCAGTTTCCGATTCCATCAAAACCATATTGTTTTGCTTTCTCCCACCATTCATCAATCTGTTCAATAGGGACCGAATTTTGGAGTGGTCTCCATGCCGTAGTATGCGTGTTCCAATTCGCTGTTTCCGGCTCAAACTCTCCATTTTCCAAGCACTTCAAATAGAACTGCGCTAATTGTTGCAGTAATAGTAAACGTTCTGAATACTGAATATTCAGTAAAGATAATGGTGCTGGAGCTGCCAAAAACTCTAAAGCTTGTTTCGGCGTTAAAATGAGAATCGTTCTACCATTTAATTTACTTTCTTCAATTTCTGTACCATACCAAGACGGGACATGCCAACCGAATATATAACTGCGCAATTGACCGAAGGTTGTTTCTTTCCAGCCATCCACACGTAAAATGATCTCATATTTCTCTTCTCTCTTACCCCATATTCCATCTAAAGCCAAAGGCTGTATGCCGAAACTCATCTTCATTACAATAACTTTCCTTTCAGAAGTTCTTCCTGAAATGCCCGCAATCTATTATAACGGCTTTGCATCATATCGAAATAACTTCTCCATACATTTGGCTTCTCTAGTTGCTCATACAAGCCATGTAGCTTTTTCATATGCTTGGCAGCTGTTCTATATCCTTGCCGGTTACGACTATGAATGGATAATTCAATGGCTTGATGGTACATCGGTAATAACACCGAGGGTGCATACTTCTCAATCGGTTGTAACTCATTGGCTTTGAAATCTTCTGGTTTACGTCCCATATAAAGTTGCAAATCTGCCCAATCCTTATATTGCTGCTCATTAATATAATGCTCAGAGAGTGCCGCATATGAATGGGGAAGAAATTCAACCATATATTTCAGCCATTTGGAGTTACCCGGTTGTTGTTGACTTCCTTTACGACACAATTGGAGAAATGGCCCAATCGAGCGAACTTGTTGTGTTTGCACAAAATGATCATTCAAAAAATCCATCCATAGCTCAACTTGATCCCACTGCCCATTACTCATTCGATTCTCTACAATCGGATAAATAATACGTTGCACGCGATCAAATTGACATTTATCTAAATAATAAATCGCTCGTTCATCGGCCTTTTTACCAAGCATGAGCACTGCGATAGAACCATATAAAAACGAAACGACATATTCACGATTCTCTAGCTGAACAAGATTTTCTAATTGAGTGAATAACTCTTCATTTTGTTCATCGTCTGCAGCAAGGAAACCAATTAATCTATAGTAAGCGTAATCCCATTCAAACATTGGTTTCTCAAAAGTAGTTGCCTTCTCAAATGTAAAGTTCATCATAGACCTTATCCATAGTCGCTCATAAGGTTGCAATGCATCATCTTGCAATAGTCCTAGCAGCTCATATAACTGATTACTCCAGGGCTCTGCAAGTCGTTTAAACGTCATTTCATGATAATATCGACTAAAACTATCCACCGCTTGTAATGCTCTCTCGCCTAGTGATAACACGAATAATATGGAAGCACACCAGTGTAATCGTTGAATATTGGGTTGACTTGATTTAGCCATACCTTTTATTGATGTTAATGTATTAGAAAGTGGATGAAAAGAATGTTTACACTTCTTCCAATCATCACCAAATTGTTGCATCATTTTTTGAAAAACTTCTTCTGGGTCTACTTGTTGGCTTATAAGTCCTTCATTATTCTGTTCCAATTGAGAGCTATTTGTAACAGATGGAATAGAAGATGCACGCACTAGACCTAATAATTGAAAGTATGCTTGCTCAGCAAGAACCTTTCCATTTTCTAACATTTTACAATATTGAAATAGTAATGCTGCCATATGTTCACAGTACACAGGTTGCTGGCAAGTACAACTACTATAGCGAATATGATCAGAATCGATAACAACTGCGTGAAGTTCTATATCTTTCACTATGCCATTTATCATATTGGTTCCGTATACGTTGACTTTTTGTACGACTTGAGTTTGATATAACTTCCAGCCTTGTTTCAACACATTCGAATATGACCCTTCACTACTTAGTTGTTCAAAGGCCGTTAGCAATCGATTATACATTTGCATGCTTCTTACTTCACCTGCTTTCTACATCAATCTGTCCATTCTATCTATTATATCAAAAAAAACGCTCAAACTATAATCATTTCCTTATTCTTTTCAAATCCAACGCTAATTGAAGTCGCAAATGATCACTTTATATAAGTACACAATATAAAAAGCTATACATTAGCATGGTTCAGCTCATGTATAGCTATAAAATAATTGCGGACTAAACAGGGATTTTCACTGAAAATTCGATATAGTGTTCATCAACTTCATATACTTCTAACTCACCTTTGTATTGCTTAACTAACTCAGATACAATCGATAAGCCAAGTCCTTGATGGTCGCCGCCCTTGGATGTGAAACCAGTAACGAATAGTGGACTATTTACAGTCTGACAAGCGTCTTTGCAATAATTTGTTACTTTTAAATATAACATACCTTCCTGCTCACGACCATATAAAATAACTTTACGATTCTGTTCACTATGCTTAAGAACTTCGTCAAATGCATTATCGATCAAGTTACCTAGTATACGATTAATATCTAGAGTTTTGCCTGCCAGAGCATGCAAATTGACACTTTTCACATCACGCACAAAATCAATTTTAAATCCTTCTGCTTGTGATATTTTTGATCTCACAAGTGCTGCAACCGTTGGATTGCCTATATTAATAAAATCATTTACATAATGTATTTCCCCGGCAATAGCCTCTGTAAATTTTTCAAGCTCATCATACATTTTCATTTTGGTTAAAGAATGGATCGTCTGAACTTGATTAATGAAATCATGCCGTTGAGATCGTATCGATTGGAACAAAGCATTAATTTCTTCGATATAGGTTTCTTGAGCAACTTGTACAGCCTGATCACGTAATTTGCGGAAATATCTCATAACAATAATAACAATTGGTAACATAATAAGAGTAACTATAATCGTTATTAAAGCTACTCTAATAATACTCTCAAGCAGTTTTTCTTTAATAAGACTATAATCTGATACGATAACTAGAACATATCCACTCATTTCAGTACCTTCTTCATCCACCATAGCTAATTTATCATCAGCAACTTGAACAGGGATGAACATTTTATACGTATGACTACTACCTATTTTTTCTTCTCTACTTACATTCTCCGACTCTAAATAAGCCTTTTTCACATCTTGTTCATCATAACTGGAAACAAAGTCATAGCTACCATACAATACTGGACGCTGTACAACATGTTTCCGAACAGAACCATCATTATTTACTGTGACACGATCATTTGGGAAAGTGTCTGGATTAACTATACTTATTTCTAAAATAGAATCGTTAGCTTCTTTTAAGTTTTCAAATAAACGATCTAGCCCTGTCGCTTTATTGTAATTTGCTACTGCTTTATAATCGACATAAGGATCAATTATGTAATTGGTAGTACCGTCATAGAAGTAACCCCATTTATAAACTTTTCTGTAGTCAGTAGAAGCTACCTCATATGGACCTGACCAGAAGGAAGGCAAACTCGTACCTACCCATTCATGACTAATACCTTTCATGTCAAATAACTCATTAAAAATTCTAAACCAAGGATCCCAATCTCGAGTACTCTTCATAATTTGCGAAGGATCAGAAGAACGATACAATAAAATATCTTTATCATCCATTTTTCTTAGTAAAGTAATATGTGAGAGATCTAACTCAGTAGCAAGTTCAGTGAGTTGATCATTCGATATTTGCTCAATATCATTGTTCAAAGCATATTTCGCAGCAATGGATGCAGTTCTTAACTCTCTTCCGATCTGATCCTCGAACATTTGCGATCCTTTACGCGTCTGTTCAACTGAACTTTCTATCTGCTTACCTAGTACTTCTAACTCTTTATCTAACTGCTCAACGAGCATGTTTCTAGTAATAAAAAAATATACACAATTATTAATAATAACAAGCAACACAATCGTGCTAATTGCCATATACCAAATATTTCTTTGCATAACTACTCTCCTAAAATCCATATATGTAACATGATTAATACCATAAAACACTTCCTTATATTAACACATAAATGATAATTAGAGTTCTTTTACATATAAATTCATTTTTCATATAATGTGGATTAAATTAAAAGCTATGTTAAATTTAAATGTTGATTTTAACAATAAGAAAACCGCCTCTTTGTGAAAGGCGGTTAATTGAGCCATTGTCTCCCAATAGTTTAATCTACCCTTGAATTTCAATCGCTGCGGCATAACTCCCGTGATCATCTCCAGACCATTTGCCCCAGACAATTAACACGTATGTCCCAGGTTCGGATGGAAGGACAAACGCATCCCCTTTAACGGGAAGCTCCACATTATTTTGGTTTTTCCATAGTCCTGCCCATACGTTATCGGGTTTGTCACCTATGAAATTCAACGTGAGTTCGGCATTTGGCTTTACAACATAAACGGTCGTGTTTTTTACTAAGTCGTCGGGGCTAGGGGCATCCGCGATCGCATTGTTCCACTGGTAGGAACCTTTGATAAGCTCAATCTTTTGCCCGTCTGCTTCTCCCACAGCACTTGGCGGATCATTCGATACTAATGTCACTGTCTTAGAACATCCGATAACCAGTGCAATCGTCAAAAGCAAACATATACTCTTAATCAATTTACTTTTCAATATACAACCCCTTCCTTTACTTAATTTATCAGAAGGATAACCTGTAATGTTTGTTGCTGCCCGAAAGCTTAACAAGAATAAGCAGTTGTCTAAATAACGAAACTAAGACAAATAATGTTGCAAACATTTGGATTTCCCTACACATTTATACAGATTGAGTTCTGTCATGTTTCGCTTGCCCTTTTCTGAGTACAGAAAGTATGTCTCGCCCATTTTAAAAACAACAACCAGATTTAACATAGACAAAATAAAAAAAAGACAGTCATCGTTATTATTTTCATAATAACAACATACTGTCATCAATCTGCTCCTTCACATTGCATATCATTTGAGCCATATAGAGTATGGAATCACTTCACAATTATATCTGAAGTTCTCCCATCTTAATTAACTCAACAACTGCTTGCGAACGACCTTTTACGTTTAGTTTTTGCATAACATTCGTAACATGTATTGAAACACGCACGAATCAAATCTTTCCTAACACACTATGAACCTCTACTCTTCCCTCACTAGTGATATCTATTTTATCAATAATTTTCAAAAGCAACGACCGAGTGAATTCCACATCTTCAAAAGAAGTTAACTCACTCAATTCTTTAACAGTTTCCTTCAATGTTTGCACAAACGCTTCACTATTCTTTTGTTCTTTGACCCTCTTCGAAAGCGATGTTAATTTAGCACTAGCTTCATCTATTGTTTTTTCGTATTGAACTTTTTCAAACTCATACTGTTCTTTAGTTAACTCTCCCAGCATGTTTAACTTTCTAGTTTCAAACAATAACATCCGGTTATCTGAAATCACTTTTTCTAGTTGTTTTAACTCTTTATCAAAGTCTCTAGTCTCGATAATAACATCCGATTCAAGATTTTTTACCAAAGAAGGGTATTTAATTAAACGTTGTAACTTTTCAATTATCTTACTTATAACGATATCTCTCGTTTCCTCATATGGCATCCAAATTGAGTTGTCACAACCTTTATCGCCTTGTCGTCTATGTTTACTGCACATTAGATAACGATATCGCTTCACTTCTTCAGTCTTCTTTAATTGTCTGTGTGTACCCATCGAAACCATTGCTGCACCACATTCTTTGCAAAATGCCATCTTTGCAAAGACATTAACAAATGCTTTTCTGCCGCCGCGTTTGCCGCCACCGCGAATCTCACGAAGTTCTTGTGCTTTTTCATAATCATCTTTACTAATTATAGCTTCATGTGTTTGAAAATCTGTACGCTCCCATTGATCACTACTCTTGGCGACTAACTTTTTACGTCTGTTGTGCATATCGTTAATATCTTCATATACTTTTTTACTTTCTGATTTGCCAAATGTTAAGTAACCGGTATAATTCTCATTTTGAAGTATTCGTTGAACAGATGATAATCCCCATATCCCACCTTTTGGACTAGGAATATTTAATGTTTCATTTAGATGAAGAGTAACTGACTTCTCTCCCATACCTTTATTAATGTAACAATTGAATATTGTTTTAACTATTTCTGCTTGCTCAGGAACCACTTCTAATGTTTTCCGACCTTCTACAACTATTTTTTTATATCCAAATGGTGCAATACTTCCAGTAAAATTACCTTTCTTAGCTGATTGCCTTATACCTCGTTTAGAAGCTGTGCTTGTTACCTCTGATTGTTTTTGGTTAACTGATGAGATTATAGTAAAAATCATCTCGTTATCTTCTTTTGCTGAATCGTACATATCTTCGATGGATACAACTCTTATGCCTAATGCATTAACAAGTATCCGTTTCAACGATATTGCATCTAATGTATCACGACTAAATCTTGATAATGATGCAAAGTATATTGTGTTAAAATCTCCGTTCTTTGCGTCGTTAATCATTTGTTGTACATCTTCACGTTCTATAATATTTGTCGCTGTACCACGATCTAAATAAACTTTTGTTATAGTCAATCCTTCTATATTTGCACTTTCTCTAATCAAACCTTCTTGATGCTCAGGGCTGTCCTTTTGTGAGTCATTAAGAGTCGAGACACGAACATATGCCCGTGCCTCGACTGTCGTGTTTATATTTTTTAGCATGATTACATCTCACTCCTTGACGTGGTTACGCAAATATTCTCTAATGTCCATTTTAATGGTTGCATTGTGCTTTGCCAACGCCAAACTGATGTTCGGTTCTATCATGTCAATAACCTTCTCGACCACATCCCCTTCCGTGGGGATGAAAACAACTTCTATATTCACTTTTGTTCTCTTCTTCTTTTTCTCTTCAATCATTCCACATCACCCACTGTTATCTTATGAAGTAGTGCTTGAACAACTTGCTTATTTGTCGCTATTTTTCAACACTGCAATTCTCAAATCTACTGCAAGCAAATAAAATGCTCTCCAGCGGATCTCTTTGAATACCGGTTGACTAATCGGTGGTTGGAATACGTGATTGTATACCTTTTGGTCTGTAATGTATCTATAATCCTCAACCATGTAGCGCTTTTCAATTAAAAAACGTTCTTTTGGGGGAAGCTTCTTCACAGCTCGCTCTACCTTATAAACAAACGCCCTTCTAGCTGTTTGTGCATCAGTATTATAAATGGCTATGTTTGAAGTTTGATCACTGGTTACATTTGTTGAACCATGTTCCCTGACGATATAGCTCTGCGTTGTAGCAGCTTCACGTTCCTCGAAAGTTAAGTACTTGCACATATGATACTTTTCAAACGCCGCAACAATCGCCGCCTTTGTTTTCTTCGTGTCCAGTTCAGGAAATTCTATATCAAAACTTATTTGCTCATCCAAGTACAGACACCGCCTTTCTAGGGAAGCCCCCATGTTGATGAGGGCTGTGTTATTACTTAATCCAAATTGTCATTATCATCTTCTTCTGTTTGATCTTGTTGATCTTTTTCTGATCGTGTTTCTTCATTTAAAATTTCTTCCTGTTCATCATCCTCACCAATGCCATCCATTGGATCGGTGAACTGTTCAAGTGTGGTTTGATTTTCATCTACCACTTCTGCTGTACCGTCTGCATTAACCTTTACTTTCAATCCCTCGCGGAACTCTTCAATATCCATATCTGATTGTGTAATGCTCAACTGTACTGATTGACCTGTGAAGCTGAAATATTCGAATGAGTGCTTATTGCTCTTACCAGGATTAACGATGAACTCTAACACTGTGCGTTTAGCATCCTTTGAATTCTTCTTGAACTCTGCTGTAAGTGACTCTAACTCATGCACCTTGATTTCAACCACTTCACCAACCAATGCGTTTAACTCAACTTCATTTTCGATCTCGCCTGTCACATGGAACTGAAGAAGTTCCTTTTTGCTATCTCTCGTCATTTTGTTGAAGTGTGTGCTTAATTTGATTTCCATATCTAAACATCTCCCTATGAGTTAATTGATTTTCTTTTCAACTTATCTAATCCAACTGTCAACTCTAGCTTGCTTATGCCGAGTTTCTTAGCCAGCGGCGTTCGTCGCATTCCCTTGTTTTCTTTAATGATCTTTAAATGTGCTTGTGTGAAACTGAAAGTGTGTAATGAATCAAGAAGTTTATCTTCCTCGTTCTCCATTTCAACAACTGCATTAGCATCTCTTTGAGCAACAAACTCCTTGTACAGTTCCTCTTGCTGCTTAAACACTTCTTCAATGTCTACATTTGTCACGTAACATTGATATTGGCGATCTGTATCAAACACACGATGTATTAGATTTATCTGTTGAAGCCACAGGAGCATATTGAATACGCTAGTAGGATGAATTTCACTTTTCTTTACGACTTCTTTTGACTTGATGCCAGGATTATCTTTGATTGATTCATAGACCTTTCGAAGAGTTTTCGTGACTCTTAACGGTCTTCCCATTACCTTCA includes:
- a CDS encoding DEAD/DEAH box helicase — its product is MKMSFGIQPLALDGIWGKREEKYEIILRVDGWKETTFGQLRSYIFGWHVPSWYGTEIEESKLNGRTILILTPKQALEFLAAPAPLSLLNIQYSERLLLLQQLAQFYLKCLENGEFEPETANWNTHTTAWRPLQNSVPIEQIDEWWEKAKQYGFDGIGNWFSHIVNDIIENESTVRRSWNALLDVTGDALLMNKVNDEEEWLTAVGFKEDVLPYKLAIALHEPTNRSKTWFLRTSIYNVNDEQWYSLSFNSAAQSWSMINSDGIATSINEPWSATLHEKLQRERLRYQSVIDNTLISDEYDVLQHPLTEDEAWKFLEYESAALLSSGCKVILPAWWESVKNRKLKMKGKVKSSLGSAAEPMFGLDQIVQFDWKFAIGDKEISEDDFMSIAASNRKLVQLGDQWVYLSAEDVAQVKKWLKNVHRKKGLTFSDVLQMHLRGEHADWIDEELDYDLDTEIELNDHLKKWLMQLQNVQDIPLIETPSTFLGELRPYQQQGASWLIFLRQFGLGAVLADDMGLGKTIQYMAYLSYVKHNQLRKSEAPSLLICPTSVIGNWERELKRFVPSLNIVLHYGTKRPRDAQFAQSIKDADLVITSYALAQIDSDDLQTYEWDSLCLDEAQNIKNAYTKQAGAIRKLQALQRIALTGTPMENRLTELWSIYDFINPGYLGSLYQFRKSMIAPIEREKDEKRIAGLQRWVKPFMLRRVKKDPTISLSLPEKQEAKSFMPLTTEQVSLYEGIVSELLDKLHKETPMQRRGLILGSLTKLKQLCDHPALLLHQETKKQWEITRSSKLERLVELVDEIAELGERCLIFTQYIEMGNQIQRILEQRYEIKVPYLHGAIPKQKRDEMIEAFQDEAIPHVAFVLSLKAGGTGLNLTAANHVIHFDRWWNPAVENQATDRAFRIGQTRQVQVHKFITIGTLEEKIDEMIDGKQQLNDQIVRQSDQWITELSTDDLKELFTLRDSWLKE
- a CDS encoding GHKL domain-containing protein is translated as MQRNIWYMAISTIVLLVIINNCVYFFITRNMLVEQLDKELEVLGKQIESSVEQTRKGSQMFEDQIGRELRTASIAAKYALNNDIEQISNDQLTELATELDLSHITLLRKMDDKDILLYRSSDPSQIMKSTRDWDPWFRIFNELFDMKGISHEWVGTSLPSFWSGPYEVASTDYRKVYKWGYFYDGTTNYIIDPYVDYKAVANYNKATGLDRLFENLKEANDSILEISIVNPDTFPNDRVTVNNDGSVRKHVVQRPVLYGSYDFVSSYDEQDVKKAYLESENVSREEKIGSSHTYKMFIPVQVADDKLAMVDEEGTEMSGYVLVIVSDYSLIKEKLLESIIRVALITIIVTLIMLPIVIIVMRYFRKLRDQAVQVAQETYIEEINALFQSIRSQRHDFINQVQTIHSLTKMKMYDELEKFTEAIAGEIHYVNDFINIGNPTVAALVRSKISQAEGFKIDFVRDVKSVNLHALAGKTLDINRILGNLIDNAFDEVLKHSEQNRKVILYGREQEGMLYLKVTNYCKDACQTVNSPLFVTGFTSKGGDHQGLGLSIVSELVKQYKGELEVYEVDEHYIEFSVKIPV
- a CDS encoding recombinase family protein; the encoded protein is MLKNINTTVEARAYVRVSTLNDSQKDSPEHQEGLIRESANIEGLTITKVYLDRGTATNIIEREDVQQMINDAKNGDFNTIYFASLSRFSRDTLDAISLKRILVNALGIRVVSIEDMYDSAKEDNEMIFTIISSVNQKQSEVTSTASKRGIRQSAKKGNFTGSIAPFGYKKIVVEGRKTLEVVPEQAEIVKTIFNCYINKGMGEKSVTLHLNETLNIPSPKGGIWGLSSVQRILQNENYTGYLTFGKSESKKVYEDINDMHNRRKKLVAKSSDQWERTDFQTHEAIISKDDYEKAQELREIRGGGKRGGRKAFVNVFAKMAFCKECGAAMVSMGTHRQLKKTEEVKRYRYLMCSKHRRQGDKGCDNSIWMPYEETRDIVISKIIEKLQRLIKYPSLVKNLESDVIIETRDFDKELKQLEKVISDNRMLLFETRKLNMLGELTKEQYEFEKVQYEKTIDEASAKLTSLSKRVKEQKNSEAFVQTLKETVKELSELTSFEDVEFTRSLLLKIIDKIDITSEGRVEVHSVLGKI
- a CDS encoding transcriptional regulator, with protein sequence MDEQISFDIEFPELDTKKTKAAIVAAFEKYHMCKYLTFEEREAATTQSYIVREHGSTNVTSDQTSNIAIYNTDAQTARRAFVYKVERAVKKLPPKERFLIEKRYMVEDYRYITDQKVYNHVFQPPISQPVFKEIRWRAFYLLAVDLRIAVLKNSDK